GTGCTCAATAAACAGGCAGATCACGGGCTGAATCTGGCCGCCAGCGTGCGCGATCCGCAATCGGGCAGGGTGATGCAGGTGTACACGCAGGAGCCGGGTATCCAGTTTTATTCGGGCAATTTCCTCGACGGTAGCCAGCCCGGCAAGTTGCGCGCCAACAGTTATCGCAGCGCGCTATGCCTGGAAACCCAGCATTTCCCCGATGCGCCGAACCAGTCGCATTTCCCGAACACCATCTTGCGCCCGGGCCAGGTGTATCAGACGGAAACGGTCTATCGGTTTTCCGCAGAATAATCATCGCAGCTCCTTGGGGTCTGACCCGGCGGGGGAATATGCCCGATGGGCAGATTCCGATCCCGAAGGGATAGACCAGCCCACGCCCTGCCGCCACGCGCGCGCAGGGCGTTTTCATTGGTGCTGATGGATATCGTTTTCGATATCGGAACGCATTAAAAATTGATTGGAAAGGCATGGCAGGATTCTTTAGTATTCCAACATCGCTGCCCGGGCCGACGACATTAGATCCGGCATGGCACAACCAGGAGAATGGCATGTCTGAGACAAAAAAGAAGGTAGCCCTGCGCTCGGCCGAGTGGTTCGGCTCGCAGGACAAGAATGGCTTCATGTACCGCAGCTGGATGAAAAACCAGGGCATACCTGACCACGAATTTCATGGCAAGCCCATCATCGGCATCTGCAATACCTGGTCCGAACTGACCCCTTGCAACGCGCATTTCCGCCAGTTGGCCGAACACGTCAAGCGCGGCATCCTGGAAGCGGGCGGTTTCCCAGTTGAATTCCCCGTCTTCTCGAACGGCGAGTCGAATCTGCGCCCGACGGCCATGCTGACGCGCAACTTGGCGTCGATGGACGTGGAAGAATCGATCCGCGGCAATCCGATGGATGCCGTCGTGCTGCTGGTCGGCTGCGACAAGACGACGCCGGCGCTGCTGATGGGCGCGGCCAGCGTCGACATTCCCACCATCGTCGTCAGCGGCGGCCCCATGCTGAACGGCAAACTCAATGGCAAGGACATCGGTTCCGGCACGGCCGTATGGCAGTTGCACGAGCAGATGAAGGCCGGTTCCATCACCTTGCACCAGTTCATGTCGGCCGAATCGGGCATGTCGCGCTCGGCCGGTACCTGCAACACCATGGGCACGGCCTCGACGATGGCCAGCATGGCCGAAGCGCTGGGCACGTCCCTGCCGCACAACGCAGCCATTCCCGCCGTCGATTCGCGCCGCTACGTGCTGGCGCACATGTCGGGCATCCGCATCGTCGAAATGGTGCACGAAGACCTGCGCCTGTCGAAAGTGCTGACGCGCGAAGCGTTTGAAAACGCCATCAAGGTCAACGCCGCCATCGGCGGTTCGACCAACGCCGTGATCCACCTGAAAGCGATTGCTGGCCGCATCGGCGTGCCCCTGGAATTGGAAGACTGGACCAAGGTAGGCCGCGGCACGCCGACCATCGTCGACTTGCTGCCGTCGGGCCGTTTCCTGATGGAAGAGTTTTACTATGCGGGCGGCTTGCCGGCCGTGATACGCCGCTTGGGCGAGGGCGATCTGCTGCCGCACAAGAATGCGCTGACCGTCAACGGCAAGTCGCTGTGGGACAACTGCGTCGAAGCGCCGATCTACAACGACGAGGTGGTGCGTACCCTGGACAATCCCTTGCTGGCCGATGGCGGTATCTGCGTGCTGCGCGGCAACCTGGCGCCACGCGGTGCCGTGCTGAAACCGTCGGCCGCCTCGCCGCATCTGATGCAGCACCGCGGCAAGGCCGTCGTGTTCGAGGACTTTGAACATTACAAGGCCCGCATCGTTGATCCGGACCTCGATGTCGACGCGAACTCCGTGCTGGTCATGAAGAACTGCGGTCCGAAAGGCTATCCCGGCATGGCGGAAGTGGGCAACATGGGCTTGCCGCCGAAACTGCTGGCGCAAGGCATCACGGACATGGTGCGCATCTCGGATGCGCGCATGAGCGGCACCGCCTACGGCACGGTCGTGCTGCACGTGGCACCGGAAGCGATGGCCGGCGGCCCGCTGGGCATCGTCAAGGATGGCGACATGATCGCCCTCGATTGCCACGCCGGCAGCCTGAACATCGACATCAGCGACGCGGAAATCGCCGAACGCCTGGCAGCTCGCGAACTGGGCAGCGCGCCCGGGCCGAAGAGCGGCTACCAGCAGCTGTACATCGAACACGTGTTGCAGGCCGACGAAGGCTGCGATTTCGACTTCCTGGTCGGCAATCGCGGTTCCGCCGTGCCGCGCCACTCACATTAAGCGGAGAATCCCATGCTGTTGCTGCAATTTACGAATGAACATGGCGGCCGCCTCGTCGGCCTGCTGCAAGACGACGCCATCCGCGTCATCGAAGGCTACAACACGACGTATGCGCTGGCGCAAGACGCCATCCGCAAAAGAGTGAGCCTGGTGGAGCTGGTCAACGCCACCGTCGGCAATACCACGCATTCCTTTGCCGACGTGGCCGCTGCCGGCCGCGTGCTGCCGCCGCTCGACCATGCCGACGAGGCGCATTGCTACGTGACGGGCACGGGCCTGACCCACCTGGGCAGCGCCGGCGCGCGCGACGCCATGCACAAGAAGATCGGCGGCGACGCGGAGTCGCTGAGCGACTCGATGAAAATGTTCCGCCTCGGCGTGGAAGGCGGCAAGCCCGCCGATGGCACGGCCGGCGCCCAGCCAGAGTGGTTCTATAAAGGCGACGGCTCCATCGTGCGCGCTGGCGGCCAGCCGCTGCGCATGCCGGACTTTGCCCTCGATGGCGGCGAAGAGCCGGAAATCGCGGGCCTGTACGTGATCGGCGACGACGGCCAGCCATATCGCGTTGGCTACGCCATCGGCAATGAATTCTCGGATCACGTGACGGAACGCCAGAACTATCTGTACCTGGCCCATTCGAAGCTGCGCATGTGCAGCGTGGGACCGGCACTGCTGGTGGGCGAATTGCCCGCGCATATCGCAGGTACTTCGCGCGTGCTGGACGGGGCCGGCAAGGTGCGCTGGGAAAAAGCGTTCGTCAGCGGCGAAGACAATATGTCGCACACGATTGCCAACCTGGAACACCATCACTTCAAGTATCCGCTGTTCAAGCGCCCTGGCGACGTGCACGTGCACTTCTTCGGCACGGCAACGTTAAGCTTTGCCGATGGCGTGAGCGTGGCGCCGGGCGAAACCTTTGAAATCGAAGCGCCGGCCTTTGGCCCTGCCTTGCGCAACCGCCTCGACGTCTTCCCAACCGAATTTGCGAAAGTGAGCACATTATGAGTTTCAATATCACCGGTGATGCATTGATCGGCGGCGTCGCCGTCAAGGGCAATGGCGGCTCCTTCGAAGCGTGGGACCCGGCCGCGCGCGCGCACATCGCGCCTGCCTTCCACATGGTTGACGTAGCGCAAATCGATGAGGCTTGCCGTCTGGCGCAAGCCGCCTTCGACCCGTTCCGCGCCACCACGGATGCGCAGCGCGCCGATTTTCTCGACACCATCGCCGCGCAAATCGGCGAACTGGGCGACGAGCTGATCGTGCGCGCCATGACGGAAAGCGGCTTGCCGCGCGCCCGCCTGGAAGGCGAACGTGGCCGCACGGTGGGTCAATTGAAACTGTTCGCCGGCTTGCTGCGAGAGGGATCGTGGACGGATGCGCGCATCGATTCGGCTTTGCCCGAGCGTGTGCCGCCGCGTCCTGACTTGCGCTTGCGCATGATCGGCCTGGGCCCCGTCGCCGTGTTTGCGGCCAGTAACTTCCCGCTGGCCTTCTCGGTGGCCGGTGGCGATACGGCCTCGGCCCTGGCTGCCGGCTGCCCTGTCGTCCTGAAAGCCCACTCGGCCCATCCGGGCACGTCGGAACTGGTGGCGCGCGCGATCGTGAAAGCGATTGCCATCTGCAAGCTGCCGGCCGGCGTGTTCGCCTTGCTGACGGGCACGGGCAATGGCATCGGCCAGGCCCTGGTGGCCCATCCCGCCATCCAGGCCGTGGGCTTCACGGGTTCGCGTTCGGGCGGCATCGCCCTGATGAAGGTGGCGGCGGAACGTCCACAGCCAATTCCCGTGTATGCGGAAATGAGCAGCATCAACCCTGTGTTTGTGCTGCCGCAAGCCTTGGCCGCCCGTGGCGCGGCGATCGCCAGCGGCTTTGCCGCTTCGCTGACGATGGGCGTGGGCCAGTTCTGCACCAATCCCGGCCTCGTGCTGGGCCTGGAAGGTCCTGACTTTACGGCGTTTGCCGCCGCTGCCGCCGAAGCGCTGGCGCCGGCGCCGGCCGCCACCATGTTGACGGCCGGTATCGCCAGCAGCTATGCCAAGGGCGTTGCCGCCCTGGCGCAGCATGCCGATGTGACGCCGCTGGTGCAAAATGCGGGCGAGGTAGGCAAGGGCGCCGCCGCCCTGTTCGTCACGTCGGGCGAGGCGTTTTTGGCCAAGCACGATCTGCGCGACGAAGTCTTCGGCCCGGCCTCGCTGCTGGTCGCCTGCCGCGACATCGAGCAATTGCTGGCGATCACGGAAAGCCTGGAAGGCCAGCTGACGGCCACCTTGCAAATCGATGCCGGCGACGTGGCAGATGCGCGCCGTTTGCTGCCCGTGCTGGAACGCCGCGTGGGCCGCATCCTGGCCAACGGTTTCCCGACGGGCGTGGAAGTGTCGACGGCCATGGTGCACGGCGGACCGTTCCCTGCCACGTCGGACGGCCGCAGCACCTCGGTCGGCACGGCGGCCATCAACCGCTTCCTGCGTCCCGTGTCGTACCAGAACCTGCCGCAAGACTTGCTGCCGGAGTCGCTGCACGACGATAATCCGCTGGGGATCTGGCGCCGTCACGATGGCGTGCTGGGTAAACTTTAATCATAAAAAATAAAAATACACAGGTGGAGACAAGATGAAGCAGTTGGCGAAATATGGCAGCTTGCAGGGCAAGCGCGTGTTCATCACGGGTGGCGGCAGCGGCATCGGCGAATCTTTGGTGGCGGAGTTTGCCGCCCAGGGCGCGCTGGTGGCGTTTGTCGATATTGCGGTGGAAGCGAGCGAGGCCCTGTGCCGCCGCCTGGCCGAAGCGGGCCTGACGGCGCCATTGTTCCGCCATTGCGACATCACGGATATTCCCTCGCTGCAAGCCATCATGGCCGA
Above is a genomic segment from Janthinobacterium sp. 64 containing:
- a CDS encoding IlvD/Edd family dehydratase — translated: MSETKKKVALRSAEWFGSQDKNGFMYRSWMKNQGIPDHEFHGKPIIGICNTWSELTPCNAHFRQLAEHVKRGILEAGGFPVEFPVFSNGESNLRPTAMLTRNLASMDVEESIRGNPMDAVVLLVGCDKTTPALLMGAASVDIPTIVVSGGPMLNGKLNGKDIGSGTAVWQLHEQMKAGSITLHQFMSAESGMSRSAGTCNTMGTASTMASMAEALGTSLPHNAAIPAVDSRRYVLAHMSGIRIVEMVHEDLRLSKVLTREAFENAIKVNAAIGGSTNAVIHLKAIAGRIGVPLELEDWTKVGRGTPTIVDLLPSGRFLMEEFYYAGGLPAVIRRLGEGDLLPHKNALTVNGKSLWDNCVEAPIYNDEVVRTLDNPLLADGGICVLRGNLAPRGAVLKPSAASPHLMQHRGKAVVFEDFEHYKARIVDPDLDVDANSVLVMKNCGPKGYPGMAEVGNMGLPPKLLAQGITDMVRISDARMSGTAYGTVVLHVAPEAMAGGPLGIVKDGDMIALDCHAGSLNIDISDAEIAERLAARELGSAPGPKSGYQQLYIEHVLQADEGCDFDFLVGNRGSAVPRHSH
- the araD1 gene encoding AraD1 family protein; the encoded protein is MLLLQFTNEHGGRLVGLLQDDAIRVIEGYNTTYALAQDAIRKRVSLVELVNATVGNTTHSFADVAAAGRVLPPLDHADEAHCYVTGTGLTHLGSAGARDAMHKKIGGDAESLSDSMKMFRLGVEGGKPADGTAGAQPEWFYKGDGSIVRAGGQPLRMPDFALDGGEEPEIAGLYVIGDDGQPYRVGYAIGNEFSDHVTERQNYLYLAHSKLRMCSVGPALLVGELPAHIAGTSRVLDGAGKVRWEKAFVSGEDNMSHTIANLEHHHFKYPLFKRPGDVHVHFFGTATLSFADGVSVAPGETFEIEAPAFGPALRNRLDVFPTEFAKVSTL
- a CDS encoding aldehyde dehydrogenase (NADP(+)), producing MSFNITGDALIGGVAVKGNGGSFEAWDPAARAHIAPAFHMVDVAQIDEACRLAQAAFDPFRATTDAQRADFLDTIAAQIGELGDELIVRAMTESGLPRARLEGERGRTVGQLKLFAGLLREGSWTDARIDSALPERVPPRPDLRLRMIGLGPVAVFAASNFPLAFSVAGGDTASALAAGCPVVLKAHSAHPGTSELVARAIVKAIAICKLPAGVFALLTGTGNGIGQALVAHPAIQAVGFTGSRSGGIALMKVAAERPQPIPVYAEMSSINPVFVLPQALAARGAAIASGFAASLTMGVGQFCTNPGLVLGLEGPDFTAFAAAAAEALAPAPAATMLTAGIASSYAKGVAALAQHADVTPLVQNAGEVGKGAAALFVTSGEAFLAKHDLRDEVFGPASLLVACRDIEQLLAITESLEGQLTATLQIDAGDVADARRLLPVLERRVGRILANGFPTGVEVSTAMVHGGPFPATSDGRSTSVGTAAINRFLRPVSYQNLPQDLLPESLHDDNPLGIWRRHDGVLGKL